In a genomic window of Mucilaginibacter sp. KACC 22063:
- the serS gene encoding serine--tRNA ligase: MLQVSYIRDNREQVLERLAVKNFKQPELVDEVIKLDDSRRQAQNRLDSVSAEANSAAKQIGELMRNGKKEEAEAMKAKTGAWKEEIKQLGEQLSQVEAELQQKIVLLPNLPHSSVPKGLTPEENEVVLENGQKPELPADALPHWELAAKYNLIDFELGVKITGAGFPVYKGKGAKLQRALISFFLDEAEKAGYDERALPLMVNEASGFGTGQLPDKEGQMYFVGQDNLYLIPTAEVPITNLYRDVILKADEIPVKNCGYTPCFRREAGSYGAHVRGLNRLHQFDKVELVQVVYPEKSYATLEEMSLHVQGLLQKLGLPYRVLRLCGGDMGFASALTYDMETWSAAQQRWLEVSSVTNFETFQSNRLKLRFRNAEGKTQLAHTLNGSALALPRIVATLLENNQTEKGIKIPEVLVPYTKFEWIH, encoded by the coding sequence ATGCTGCAAGTTAGTTATATCCGCGATAACCGTGAACAGGTTTTAGAGCGTTTGGCTGTAAAAAATTTCAAACAGCCTGAATTGGTTGATGAAGTGATCAAGCTTGATGACAGCCGTCGTCAGGCACAGAACCGTTTAGACAGTGTATCCGCCGAAGCTAACTCCGCAGCAAAACAAATTGGCGAACTGATGCGCAACGGCAAAAAAGAAGAAGCCGAAGCCATGAAAGCTAAAACCGGTGCCTGGAAAGAAGAAATTAAACAACTGGGCGAGCAGTTAAGCCAGGTTGAAGCCGAACTACAGCAAAAGATTGTTTTGTTGCCTAACCTGCCGCATAGCAGTGTGCCTAAAGGATTGACACCTGAAGAGAATGAAGTGGTGCTGGAGAATGGACAAAAACCAGAACTGCCTGCCGATGCTTTGCCACACTGGGAACTGGCCGCTAAATACAACCTGATTGATTTTGAACTGGGTGTTAAGATCACCGGTGCGGGTTTCCCGGTTTATAAAGGTAAAGGTGCCAAACTGCAACGTGCCTTGATCAGTTTCTTTTTAGATGAGGCTGAAAAAGCAGGTTATGACGAGCGTGCGCTGCCATTAATGGTTAACGAGGCATCTGGATTTGGTACAGGGCAATTGCCAGATAAAGAAGGCCAAATGTATTTTGTTGGGCAAGATAATTTATACCTGATCCCTACTGCCGAGGTGCCAATCACCAATCTGTACCGCGACGTAATTTTAAAGGCTGACGAAATACCTGTTAAAAATTGCGGTTATACACCATGTTTCCGCCGCGAGGCTGGTTCTTATGGTGCGCATGTGCGTGGTTTAAACCGTTTACACCAGTTTGATAAAGTAGAGCTTGTACAGGTGGTGTATCCTGAAAAATCATACGCTACGCTTGAAGAAATGAGCCTGCATGTACAGGGTTTGTTGCAAAAGTTAGGCTTGCCATACCGTGTGTTGCGTTTATGCGGCGGCGATATGGGCTTTGCTTCTGCGCTTACTTATGATATGGAAACATGGAGCGCTGCACAGCAACGCTGGCTGGAGGTGTCATCTGTAACCAACTTCGAGACATTCCAGAGCAACAGGCTTAAACTACGTTTCCGTAATGCCGAAGGCAAAACCCAGTTAGCGCATACCTTAAACGGAAGCGCCTTGGCATTGCCGCGTATTGTTGCTACCCTGCTGGAGAATAACCAAACAGAAAAAGGCATTAAGATACCGGAAGTACTGGTGCCTTATACCAAATTTGAGTGGATCCACTAA
- a CDS encoding lipoprotein signal peptidase, giving the protein MKATYTKPIAAAAIVIIIDQVVKLWVHSHMYLGERIEFLGSRGMLLYTENNGMAFGWELGGQLGKLALTLFRIGAVIGIGYGLWYLIKHKYHRGLIMNMALIFAGAVGNIIDSTFYGMIFGYAPVFQGRVIDMFYFPIVRGIFPAWVPIWGGQDFEFFRPIFNVADSAISIGVIMILLYQKRYFKHQEEEVNSPHSEVLEE; this is encoded by the coding sequence ATGAAGGCAACCTATACTAAACCTATTGCAGCTGCTGCTATAGTAATTATTATCGATCAGGTAGTTAAACTGTGGGTACACTCACATATGTACCTGGGCGAGCGCATTGAGTTTTTGGGCAGCAGGGGAATGTTACTTTATACCGAAAACAACGGTATGGCCTTTGGCTGGGAACTTGGCGGCCAACTGGGTAAACTTGCTTTAACATTGTTCCGCATTGGTGCTGTGATAGGTATTGGATATGGCTTGTGGTACCTGATCAAACATAAATACCACCGCGGGCTCATCATGAACATGGCGCTTATTTTTGCGGGTGCTGTAGGCAATATCATTGATTCCACTTTTTATGGTATGATATTCGGTTACGCACCGGTATTTCAGGGGCGGGTAATAGATATGTTTTACTTCCCTATCGTGAGGGGTATTTTCCCGGCATGGGTGCCAATATGGGGCGGGCAGGATTTCGAATTTTTCAGGCCGATATTCAACGTTGCCGATTCGGCCATATCCATTGGCGTTATTATGATCCTGCTATATCAGAAGCGTTATTTCAAGCACCAGGAGGAAGAAGTAAATAGCCCGCACAGCGAAGTACTGGAAGAATGA
- a CDS encoding ArnT family glycosyltransferase, which yields MTQNKISSSTYFWLFIALLVAYIFGLGVPLMDEDASHHANIALHMFQHHDYVNLVDDMGKDYLDKPHLHFWLAALSYNIFGVSDLAYKVPSFLMTILAVYATYRLAKLLYSHETGLLAALIVACAQAEFLANNDVRMDALLMSGIALATWQLVEAAYFRKWYNYVLAALGLAIGFTTKGMIGFVMPCVSLFFLLLYQRNWKRMFDWRWIIVAILWAAFIAPCVYCYYLQYDLHPEKVVRGMSHVSGVKFILWNQNTERLEGKHWGKGHKDYFFFFHTMLWAFLPFCLLTYYAFIDRITGFFKTRFAYVKGWEMLTVGTIVIIFVIISSSGYQLPHYLNVLFPIFAVLTAGHLMEKADHHERKTLMFSLYVQYFVIGAVLLLLILLNFWCFPVSYWLAGIVAAILFGLLVYELVKKSTAFNKLVIASVLLAALTNVLLNGNVYMQLLNKYQSGIGLGKVVREKHIPTDEIYSLGMHSSSFNFHAQRLSPIIESIDTVKAMVASGKPVWLFTTQQFKDELQKQGVKIDSVYTHVNYGITRLTPKFLNPATRGETLENHYLLKVE from the coding sequence ATGACTCAAAATAAAATCAGCTCATCCACTTATTTCTGGCTTTTTATAGCATTATTGGTTGCCTATATCTTTGGTTTGGGCGTGCCTTTGATGGACGAAGATGCATCGCACCATGCCAATATTGCCCTGCATATGTTTCAGCATCACGACTATGTGAATCTGGTTGATGATATGGGGAAAGATTACCTGGATAAACCGCACCTGCATTTTTGGTTAGCAGCACTCTCTTACAATATTTTTGGTGTAAGCGACCTGGCTTATAAGGTGCCGTCATTTTTGATGACCATACTGGCCGTTTATGCCACTTACCGTTTAGCCAAACTGCTTTACAGTCACGAAACAGGTTTATTAGCTGCGCTTATTGTTGCCTGTGCCCAGGCAGAGTTTTTGGCCAACAATGATGTGCGTATGGATGCTTTGCTGATGAGCGGCATTGCATTAGCAACGTGGCAACTGGTAGAAGCAGCTTATTTCAGAAAATGGTATAACTACGTTTTGGCAGCACTTGGCTTAGCTATAGGCTTCACCACCAAAGGAATGATCGGTTTTGTTATGCCCTGTGTGTCGCTGTTCTTTTTGCTGCTTTATCAAAGAAACTGGAAACGGATGTTCGACTGGCGTTGGATTATTGTTGCTATTCTATGGGCAGCGTTCATTGCGCCATGCGTATATTGTTACTATTTGCAATATGATCTGCACCCTGAAAAGGTGGTGCGCGGCATGAGCCATGTATCTGGCGTTAAATTTATTTTATGGAACCAAAACACAGAACGCCTGGAAGGCAAGCATTGGGGTAAGGGGCATAAAGATTATTTCTTCTTTTTTCATACCATGCTGTGGGCGTTCCTTCCTTTCTGCCTGTTAACCTATTATGCGTTTATAGACAGGATTACCGGTTTCTTTAAAACACGTTTTGCCTATGTTAAAGGGTGGGAAATGCTTACCGTAGGCACCATCGTTATCATTTTCGTTATTATTTCATCGTCCGGTTATCAGCTGCCACACTATTTAAATGTATTGTTCCCGATTTTTGCCGTACTTACCGCCGGGCATTTAATGGAAAAAGCCGATCATCACGAGCGAAAAACTTTGATGTTCAGCTTGTATGTACAGTATTTTGTTATCGGTGCTGTTTTGTTACTGCTGATACTTTTAAACTTCTGGTGTTTCCCGGTAAGCTACTGGCTGGCAGGTATCGTAGCAGCCATATTATTCGGACTGTTGGTGTACGAGCTGGTTAAAAAATCAACAGCCTTTAATAAGCTGGTTATTGCTTCGGTGCTTTTGGCCGCATTAACAAACGTTTTGCTGAACGGCAATGTATATATGCAGTTGCTTAACAAGTATCAGTCGGGCATAGGATTGGGGAAAGTAGTAAGGGAAAAGCACATTCCCACTGACGAAATTTATAGCCTGGGGATGCACAGCTCTTCGTTCAACTTCCATGCACAACGCCTATCGCCTATTATTGAAAGCATAGATACTGTTAAGGCAATGGTTGCAAGCGGTAAACCGGTATGGTTGTTTACCACCCAGCAATTTAAAGATGAACTGCAAAAGCAGGGTGTAAAAATTGATAGCGTTTACACGCATGTTAATTATGGTATAACAAGATTGACACCTAAATTTCTAAATCCGGCTACGAGAGGTGAGACATTAGAAAATCATTATCTCTTAAAAGTAGAATAA
- a CDS encoding SIMPL domain-containing protein → MKRIFLIAALFTFTVSAFAQSVDLRRKIEVSGSAEQEVTPDIIYVSVSLKEYMDGRNHISIDALERQLQSAVANAGVAKEDFTISNVSAYNYAQKKKNPDFLASKQYRIKLHDLNRYNQIISAVDPKAIQSTGIESYDYSKIEALKRDLKIKALLAAKEKATYLTSSIGDHVGNALDIQEVDNETFPQPVYRTMMMSKAADAEAMPPAPQDIDVKTIKLSYQIRATFELVK, encoded by the coding sequence ATGAAACGAATATTTTTAATTGCTGCTTTATTTACGTTTACCGTAAGTGCATTTGCCCAGTCTGTTGATCTTCGCCGTAAAATTGAAGTAAGTGGCAGTGCCGAACAGGAAGTTACACCAGATATTATATATGTATCAGTTTCGCTGAAAGAATACATGGATGGCAGGAACCATATCAGCATTGATGCCCTTGAACGCCAATTACAAAGCGCAGTTGCCAATGCAGGGGTTGCAAAAGAAGACTTTACCATCAGCAATGTATCTGCTTATAACTATGCTCAAAAGAAAAAGAACCCCGACTTTTTAGCCAGCAAACAATACCGGATCAAATTACATGATCTTAACCGTTACAACCAGATCATAAGCGCGGTTGACCCTAAAGCAATTCAGTCAACAGGTATTGAAAGCTACGACTATTCAAAAATTGAGGCGCTAAAACGCGACTTAAAGATCAAGGCTTTACTGGCTGCAAAAGAGAAGGCTACTTACCTTACCAGCAGCATAGGCGACCATGTGGGTAACGCTTTGGATATTCAGGAAGTGGATAATGAAACCTTCCCTCAACCAGTATATCGCACCATGATGATGTCAAAAGCTGCTGATGCCGAGGCTATGCCACCAGCGCCACAAGATATAGATGTTAAAACCATCAAATTAAGTTACCAGATACGCGCAACTTTTGAGTTGGTAAAATAA
- a CDS encoding TraR/DksA family transcriptional regulator: MKAEQQPEKTRYSDAELQEFKEIIIEKVRGAREELNALASSLSNPNLNGTDDTAGTYKTLEDGSATLEKEQINQLAARQKKFIEQLEAALVRIENKTYGVCRETGKLIQKERLRAVPHTTLSMEAKMKQY; encoded by the coding sequence ATGAAAGCAGAACAACAACCAGAAAAAACAAGGTATTCTGACGCAGAATTACAAGAGTTTAAAGAGATCATCATAGAAAAAGTACGTGGCGCTCGTGAAGAATTAAATGCGCTTGCATCATCATTAAGTAACCCCAACTTAAATGGTACTGATGACACGGCAGGTACTTACAAAACACTTGAAGATGGTTCGGCCACTTTAGAGAAAGAACAGATCAACCAGCTGGCTGCACGTCAGAAAAAATTTATTGAGCAGCTGGAAGCAGCTTTAGTGCGTATAGAAAATAAAACCTATGGTGTTTGCCGCGAAACAGGCAAACTGATCCAGAAAGAGCGTCTGCGCGCTGTGCCTCATACTACTTTAAGTATGGAAGCAAAAATGAAGCAATATTAA
- the rsmI gene encoding 16S rRNA (cytidine(1402)-2'-O)-methyltransferase produces MNSEAGKLYLVPTPIGNLEDITLRAIRVLKEADIILAEDTRTSAPLLKHFEIDKKVYAHHQHNEHQSSGEIVKFLKEGKNVALISDAGTPAISDPGFYLIREALKHELHVECLPGATAFVPALVNSGFPTDRFCFEGFLPLKKGRQTRYKFLAEEERTIILYESPHRLLKTLEEMSTYFGAERLLSVSRELTKMFEETVRGTVAEVKTHFETHPIKGEFVICIKGKE; encoded by the coding sequence ATGAACAGCGAAGCAGGCAAACTATACCTTGTACCTACCCCTATTGGTAATCTTGAAGATATTACGCTAAGGGCTATCCGTGTACTTAAAGAGGCGGACATTATACTTGCAGAAGATACCCGCACTTCTGCACCATTGCTTAAGCATTTTGAGATAGATAAAAAGGTGTATGCCCATCACCAGCATAATGAGCATCAATCGTCGGGCGAGATTGTAAAGTTTTTAAAAGAAGGCAAAAACGTGGCGCTGATATCAGATGCGGGCACACCTGCCATATCTGACCCGGGATTTTACCTGATACGTGAAGCTTTAAAACACGAACTGCATGTAGAATGCCTGCCTGGCGCTACAGCGTTTGTGCCGGCGCTGGTTAACTCGGGTTTCCCTACCGACCGTTTTTGTTTTGAAGGGTTTTTGCCACTAAAAAAAGGCAGGCAAACGCGTTACAAATTTCTGGCTGAAGAAGAGCGCACCATTATACTTTACGAATCGCCGCACCGTTTACTGAAAACACTGGAAGAAATGTCAACCTATTTTGGTGCCGAACGACTGCTTTCTGTTTCTCGGGAACTTACTAAAATGTTTGAGGAAACAGTACGAGGCACTGTTGCTGAAGTGAAAACCCATTTTGAAACACATCCCATTAAAGGGGAGTTTGTGATTTGTATTAAAGGGAAAGAATAA
- a CDS encoding porin family protein — MRFPIPLLLLAEKLNSTILFFCTGLVLLSNITKAQDTSHKTKDSVKVDDHRIIELGVSGGLSLNRFTKEQPQTGYNVGAVAGISAHYNFYKGLGLQIEVNYLQQGGQMITFKDDTRLGLPESFSTKNVKNSSYELNSIEIPLLINYTFDIKKSWKPSLYTGASYAYTFNVTESYRKTGNLLTGEDIIATVNGKQSVTNQFDRNRYNFIVGANLKLPISNRLSLLVDFRYLNGITAARQNYSYMEKVGFGSDVRSNSFLSKIGLILSVR; from the coding sequence ATGCGCTTCCCTATACCTTTACTTCTATTAGCTGAAAAGCTTAATTCTACTATTTTATTTTTCTGTACCGGATTGGTTTTATTGTCAAATATTACAAAGGCTCAGGACACTTCCCATAAAACTAAAGATTCTGTCAAAGTTGATGACCATAGAATAATTGAACTGGGTGTAAGCGGCGGCCTAAGTTTGAACAGGTTTACAAAAGAACAGCCTCAAACAGGATATAATGTAGGTGCCGTAGCCGGAATTTCAGCTCATTATAATTTTTATAAAGGATTAGGTTTGCAAATCGAAGTAAATTATTTACAGCAAGGTGGGCAGATGATCACTTTTAAAGATGATACAAGACTTGGGCTACCTGAAAGCTTCAGCACAAAAAATGTAAAAAATAGTTCTTACGAGCTTAATAGTATAGAAATACCACTTTTAATAAATTATACTTTCGATATTAAAAAATCCTGGAAGCCCTCGTTGTACACAGGTGCCAGTTATGCTTACACTTTTAATGTTACAGAAAGCTATAGAAAAACCGGGAACTTACTGACCGGTGAAGATATTATAGCTACTGTTAACGGCAAGCAAAGCGTAACAAACCAGTTTGACAGAAACAGGTACAATTTTATTGTAGGTGCGAACTTAAAGCTTCCAATAAGCAATAGGCTGAGTTTACTTGTTGATTTCAGATACCTTAACGGTATAACAGCCGCCCGTCAGAATTATTCCTATATGGAAAAAGTTGGTTTCGGCAGCGATGTACGGAGCAACTCATTTTTATCTAAAATCGGTTTAATACTTTCTGTAAGGTAA
- the ileS gene encoding isoleucine--tRNA ligase — MYKEYKQLNLPQIGKEVLEFWKQSNIFEKSISSRPANNPFTFYEGPPSANGMPGIHHVMARSIKDIFCRYKTLKGYQVKRKGGWDTHGLPIELGVEKTLGITKDDIGKKISIEDYNEACRKEVMKFTDVWNDLTEKMGYWVDLNDPYITYKNEYIETLWWILKEIYNKGLLYKGYTVQPYSPKSGTGLSSHELNQPGTYKMVKDTTIVAQFFLKKDQQHPLIPTLFNDADDVAVLAWTTTPWTLPSNCALAVGEDIDYVKVSTFNPYTYKPINVVLAKVLVSKYFKAEGENASFEDYKGGDKVIPWSVKAEFKGSDLVGLRYHQLMPYVTNDELEKNAFRVIPADFVTTEDGTGIVHTASVFGADDFRACKEQNVPSVMVLDETGKEVPLVNKQGKFVDEVTDFAGRYVKEEYYSKEEREAEGFRPTDVLISIKLKEDNKAFDVKKYEHSYPHSWRTDEPILYYPLDSWFIKTTAVKDKLIELNKTINWKPEATGTGRFGNWLENLVDWNLSRSRYWGTPLPIWREENGSEEKCIGSIAELNAEIAKSIAAGFMPEGFELEDMHRPYVDDVILVSASGKKMFREPDLIDVWFDSGAMPYAQWHFPFENKAEFENAYPADFIAEGVDQTRGWFFTLHAIAVMLSETSDEVKAVNERVGNKGIAFKNVVSNGLVLDKNGNKMSKRLGNAVDPFDTIEKYSADAARWYMISNASPWDNLKFNIEGVDEVRRKFFGTLYNTYSFFALYANIDKFNYSEADINDRPEIDRWIISLLNTLSKEVDGYYADYEPTKAARAIQDFVDAHLSNWYVRLSRRRFWKSDNSNDKLSAYQTLYTCLVTISKLMSPIAPFFAERLYTDLNSVTGKEQFESVHLANFPAYQSELVDASLEERMQLAQDISSLVLSLRKKIGINVRQPLSKILLPVLSASFEQQVEQVKDLILTETNIKDIEYITDTAGLIKKKIKPNFKALGQKVGKDMKAVAEAINTLDQQAISQLENEGSIAVLDGKYQISSSEVEILAEDVPGWQVATLGKLTVALDVTITNELKQEGISRELINRIQNLRKSKNFEVTDKIDVRLKTDSGEINEAVKSNSSYICAEILADNIQFEDQLTDAEAAVIDDNQIWIAITKK, encoded by the coding sequence ATGTACAAGGAATATAAGCAACTCAACTTACCGCAGATAGGCAAAGAAGTACTGGAGTTTTGGAAACAGAGCAACATATTCGAGAAAAGTATCAGCAGCCGCCCTGCTAATAACCCGTTTACGTTTTATGAAGGCCCACCTTCTGCTAACGGTATGCCCGGCATACACCACGTTATGGCAAGGTCAATTAAGGATATTTTTTGCCGTTATAAAACGCTGAAAGGCTACCAGGTAAAACGTAAGGGCGGATGGGACACCCACGGCCTGCCGATTGAGCTTGGTGTGGAGAAAACGCTTGGTATCACTAAAGACGATATCGGCAAAAAGATCTCGATAGAAGATTATAACGAGGCCTGCCGCAAAGAGGTAATGAAGTTTACCGACGTGTGGAACGACCTGACCGAAAAAATGGGTTACTGGGTTGATTTGAACGACCCGTACATCACCTACAAAAACGAGTACATTGAAACGCTTTGGTGGATTTTAAAAGAGATCTACAACAAGGGCCTGCTATACAAAGGCTATACGGTACAGCCTTATTCGCCAAAATCGGGTACAGGTTTAAGCTCGCACGAGCTTAACCAGCCGGGTACCTATAAAATGGTAAAGGATACCACCATTGTAGCGCAGTTCTTTTTAAAGAAAGACCAGCAGCATCCGCTGATCCCTACCCTTTTCAATGATGCTGATGATGTAGCTGTACTTGCCTGGACCACTACCCCGTGGACCCTGCCATCAAACTGTGCGCTGGCCGTTGGCGAAGATATCGATTATGTTAAAGTAAGCACTTTCAACCCATATACTTACAAGCCAATCAACGTAGTATTAGCTAAGGTGCTTGTATCAAAATACTTTAAAGCCGAAGGCGAGAATGCCTCATTTGAAGACTATAAAGGTGGCGATAAAGTTATTCCGTGGAGCGTAAAAGCCGAATTTAAAGGCAGCGACCTTGTTGGGTTACGCTATCATCAACTGATGCCTTATGTCACTAATGACGAGCTGGAGAAAAATGCATTCCGCGTTATTCCTGCCGACTTTGTAACGACCGAAGATGGTACAGGTATCGTACACACCGCGTCTGTTTTTGGTGCGGATGACTTCCGGGCTTGTAAAGAGCAAAATGTACCATCTGTAATGGTGCTTGACGAGACAGGAAAAGAAGTACCATTGGTAAACAAACAAGGTAAGTTTGTTGATGAGGTAACTGATTTTGCAGGCCGTTACGTTAAAGAAGAATATTACAGCAAGGAAGAGCGCGAAGCAGAAGGTTTCAGACCGACTGACGTGCTGATCTCTATCAAGCTGAAAGAAGATAATAAAGCGTTCGACGTTAAAAAATACGAGCACAGCTACCCGCACTCGTGGCGTACAGATGAGCCTATTTTATACTATCCTTTGGATAGCTGGTTTATTAAAACTACTGCCGTTAAGGATAAACTGATCGAACTCAACAAAACTATCAACTGGAAACCGGAAGCTACTGGCACAGGCCGTTTTGGTAACTGGCTGGAAAACCTGGTAGACTGGAACCTTTCGCGTTCACGTTACTGGGGTACGCCGCTACCAATCTGGCGCGAAGAAAACGGCAGCGAAGAAAAATGTATCGGCTCAATAGCTGAGCTGAATGCCGAGATCGCTAAGTCTATAGCAGCTGGTTTTATGCCCGAAGGCTTTGAGCTGGAAGACATGCACCGCCCTTATGTGGACGACGTGATTTTAGTATCTGCCTCCGGCAAAAAGATGTTCCGCGAGCCGGACCTGATCGACGTTTGGTTTGATAGCGGCGCAATGCCTTACGCACAATGGCATTTCCCGTTTGAAAACAAAGCCGAATTTGAGAATGCTTACCCGGCCGATTTTATTGCCGAAGGTGTGGATCAAACCCGCGGCTGGTTCTTTACTCTGCATGCGATAGCCGTAATGCTAAGCGAAACAAGCGACGAAGTAAAAGCGGTTAATGAGCGTGTAGGCAACAAAGGCATCGCGTTTAAAAACGTAGTTTCAAACGGCTTGGTGCTTGATAAGAACGGAAACAAAATGTCTAAACGTTTAGGCAATGCGGTTGACCCGTTTGATACCATTGAAAAATACAGTGCCGACGCTGCCCGCTGGTATATGATCAGCAATGCATCGCCGTGGGATAACCTTAAATTCAATATTGAAGGTGTAGACGAGGTTCGCCGTAAGTTCTTTGGTACATTGTACAACACTTACTCGTTCTTCGCGCTGTATGCTAACATTGATAAATTCAACTACAGCGAAGCAGACATCAACGATCGTCCGGAGATTGACCGCTGGATCATTTCCCTGCTAAATACATTAAGCAAGGAAGTTGATGGATATTATGCCGATTACGAGCCTACCAAAGCAGCCCGTGCCATCCAGGATTTTGTGGATGCCCACCTGAGCAACTGGTACGTACGTTTAAGCCGTCGCCGTTTCTGGAAATCAGATAATTCTAACGATAAGCTTTCTGCATACCAAACATTATACACTTGTTTAGTAACCATTTCTAAACTGATGTCGCCGATAGCGCCATTCTTTGCCGAGCGTTTATATACCGATTTAAACAGCGTTACCGGCAAAGAGCAATTTGAGTCAGTGCATTTAGCCAACTTCCCTGCTTACCAGTCAGAACTGGTTGATGCCAGCTTGGAAGAGCGCATGCAACTGGCACAGGATATATCATCGCTTGTGCTGTCGTTACGTAAAAAGATCGGCATTAATGTGCGCCAACCGCTAAGCAAAATCTTACTACCGGTATTAAGCGCCAGCTTTGAGCAACAGGTTGAACAGGTAAAAGATTTGATATTGACTGAAACAAATATTAAGGATATTGAGTATATTACCGACACTGCCGGCCTTATCAAGAAAAAGATCAAGCCTAACTTTAAAGCCCTTGGCCAAAAGGTTGGAAAAGACATGAAAGCCGTTGCAGAGGCAATTAACACCCTCGATCAGCAGGCCATCAGTCAGCTGGAAAATGAAGGTTCAATTGCTGTATTGGATGGTAAATATCAGATATCGTCATCAGAGGTTGAAATATTAGCCGAAGATGTACCGGGATGGCAAGTTGCAACGTTAGGCAAACTAACCGTAGCTTTAGATGTTACCATAACCAACGAACTGAAACAGGAAGGTATTTCGCGCGAGTTGATCAACCGTATACAAAACCTGCGTAAGAGCAAAAATTTTGAGGTGACGGATAAGATAGACGTTCGTTTAAAAACCGATAGTGGCGAGATTAATGAAGCCGTAAAAAGCAACTCATCTTACATTTGCGCCGAAATTTTAGCCGATAACATTCAGTTCGAAGATCAATTAACCGACGCGGAAGCCGCAGTTATTGATGATAATCAAATATGGATTGCTATAACTAAAAAATAA